A genomic segment from Glycine max cultivar Williams 82 chromosome 1, Glycine_max_v4.0, whole genome shotgun sequence encodes:
- the LOC100814067 gene encoding peroxidase P7 codes for MESRGYLFFLLQGLVFAALATSAFSQLSPNYYDYSCPNALSTIKSVVEAAVQKEHRMGASLLRLHFHDCFVNGCDGSVLLDSTSSIDSEKNAAANFQSARGFEVVDDIKKAVDQACGKPVVSCADILAVAARDSVVALGGPSWKVSLGRRDSTTASREAADASIPAPFFSLSDLITNFKNHGLDEKDLVVLSGGHSIGYARCVTFRDHIYNDSNIDANFAKQLKYICPTNGGDSNLSPLDSTAANFDVTYYSNLVQKKGLLHSDQELFNGGSTDELVKEYSDDTEDFYEDFANSMIKMGNIQPLTGNQGEIRVNCRNVN; via the exons ATGGAATCACGTGggtatttgttttttcttctccaAGGCTTAGTGTTTGCAGCCCTTGCAACCTCAGCTTTCTCACAATTGTCACCTAACTACTATGACTACTCCTGCCCCAATGCTTTGAGCACCATCAAAAGTGTTGTGGAGGCTGCGGTGCAGAAAGAGCACCGTATGGGTGCATCCTTGCTACGCTTGCACTTCCATGATTGCTTTGTCAAC GGTTGTGATGGTTCAGTTCTTCTAGACTCCACATCCTCCATTGACAGCGAAAAGAATGCAGCGGCTAATTTCCAATCTGCTAGAGGATTTGAAGTGGTGGATGACATAAAGAAGGCAGTAGACCAAGCTTGTGGAAAACCAGTTGTTTCTTGCGCAGACATATTGGCTGTTGCAGCTCGTGATTCAGTTGTTGCG TTAGGTGGGCCATCATGGAAGGTGAGTCTTGGTAGAAGAGACTCCACCACAGCAAGCCGTGAAGCAGCAGATGCAAGCATTCCAGCACCATTTTTCAGCCTTTCAGATCTCATCACCAACTTCAAGAACCATGGTCTTGATGAGAAGGACCTTGTTGTTCTTTCTGGAGGCCACAGCATTGGATATGCACGGTGTGTTACATTTAGAGACCATATCTACAATGACTCCAACATCGATGCCAACTTTGCAAAACAACTTAAATACATTTGCCCAACAAATGGTGGTGACTCCAATCTTTCTCCTTTGGACTCAACAGCCGCGAACTTTGACGTAACCTATTACTCTAATTTGGTTCAAAAGAAAGGGCTTCTTCACTCTGATCAAGAACTCTTCAATGGTGGTTCTACTGATGAACTGGTCAAAGAGTACAGCGACGATACCGAAGATTTCTACGAGGACTTCGCAAACTCGATGATTAAGATGGGAAATATTCAGCCCCTCACTGGGAATCAAGGTGAAATTCGGGTTAACTGCAGGAATGTGAACTAA
- the LBD1 gene encoding LOB domain-containing protein 25 encodes MASSSYSNSPCDACKFLRKCMMDCIFSPYFPPKEPQKFANMHKIFGACNVSKLQNEVQPYQREDAVNSLAYEAEAWIEDPVYGCVGAISVLLKVQILHQHRERTFVQM; translated from the coding sequence ATGGCCTCATCTAGCTACTCTAACTCTCCTTGTGATGCCTGCAAGTTCTTAAGAAAATGCATGATGGATTGCATTTTCTCCCCATATTTCCCTCCAAAAGAGCCTCAGAAGTTCGCCAATATGCACAAGATATTTGGAGCATGCAACGTGAGCAAGCTTCAAAATGAGGTGCAGCCCTACCAGAGGGAGGATGCAGTGAACTCACTGGCCTATGAAGCCGAGGCATGGATAGAGGATCCGGTTTATGGTTGTGTTGGGGCAATCTCAGTGCTATTAAAAGTGCAAATATTGCACCAACACAGGGAAAGAACCTTTGTCCAAATGTAA